The proteins below come from a single Ochotona princeps isolate mOchPri1 chromosome 6, mOchPri1.hap1, whole genome shotgun sequence genomic window:
- the KNL1 gene encoding kinetochore scaffold 1 isoform X1: MDGVSSEANDENDNTERPVRRRHSSILKPPRSPLQDLRGGNEAVQESNVFRSKKSSRRVSFADTIKVFQTESHMKIGRKSETTGTESKENVPFIQSKNSENNYCEITGMSTLLCAPIQTQMQQREFSITESNHERKHADDQTVVFSDENQMDLTASHTVMITKGLLGCTESDKSTKVDTTSFLANLKHHLENSRVKKESDFSVEQNISSEKINCSDFIKRLKTGKYNASFSTGTDKENSEIPIHSKESSSASCIPQTHVPVNIDENSNDRTQIFREQDAGMNFTQCHTANIQMLVPIANDANTREFTGDTAIFGNDCMDLTVNNTIPILPSAGNLSEMEDQSQNVIMDVTTEYAVKVPEKKTACENKQSVVFQNPSRNPEDKMCIIGGHIMETENHTVTQTSNRDTRPLPMTQESVCFSPSSQGYKTIFYSSCNDAMELTKCFSSMREEKILLKHDGSSKICLKADAMPLLEKTIYSEDDNMDITKSHTVAIDNQILKQNQTKGQRAALPVSKKEAVFPSSITVLENGKMNVNYSSIPHALKEGLQQNLSNALSVTLSNEKTELLDRDNMDLTESRTSNLGSQVPVVANLVPENVSKSYCYGKSPSEEWEKMAKSRIELSQQPKIISETESLGKEKDNILRISPCLGKDTSHSVDYNQDTAVSHNVVSCGGLNKQITPGNNSNTVSSDQLSAMKLYSTEEQSAVNTYSTTINSHTVKFVLGQHSKQPDPPKKNLGDCTSDCSYDKMLVCSEEEQNMDLTRSHTVVIGFGNSEIQELDQTNLEHTSQRTTVSKQRTIKLGKCDESAEEITEALVSNNMDALEDKNVQKPGFLKENKNTKIFGRKSFGRLKHDKTVVFSTETGENDMDITRSYTVEINHRPLLDDHDSHLVSLPGTSKTILYTGEQDDMEITRSHTTALECKSVSPGDITTVDKTVMFVDDHDGLEMTECHTVFIDFQAMEKCMLPNFEDSRRRSLRQSKVTSTEEKVPFPESDKSDYKAAKGNSLTIPDEKSNSYPVEKAIAFLTDDNMKVSKPATLKNIKDVQKPGFLNELSGRSQRRKSLRLKNDKAVVFSESDKNDPDTSQVCMMETNKKSALEDRDFHLMPSTSKTVLYSCGQDDMEITRSRTTALVWETASPDKITTRPLNRTVMYVDDQNDLEVTKSHTVFIDCQDTKKIFEEYPKFGTAKGKKGSCFSEDDSCVQEVPTKQELTTENKVFLHTEQKHHMIPIVPHHVLSGNQSEKETMESHRATAGEEVTGKIVGQTSTSEKARVESYHLDSTNREDMNFINSHVAAIGGSNDNYSCLPNAISCFGKLEGNTMSLCDKDKEKCNCPFQNDLAYANTLPCERHVTSETVTASAPCLLLEKQEAIQTSTEGQLQCAITPLTHQDLIEEPQNLLASQTLIHTQNLGEMAKLNSKPVSFKLPKDQMETCVDDTCVASEPHLTTQQPALFPIGQNNVNKDDMKIPKAVDKVLSIVTGFSSTSIHENKSKMLSNKEQFSIGCEKELKENSIVAECKSELTVQAIQTQANARQTSDPVIASNVPYFSNVTPNLNNLIGKIEGLSDFQAVPKSCPQEQSLEVENQTHSKSVAQVTEMHDTVSNNVQDNKNENKNSNNGSETASDQLKALKDKMRRHSLGIFLPRLPNKRNCSITVTDDPEQVAANTTVVNQIESQPASSKESVITSVAAKLNLSPSQFINEEHLPSCPGEINSSDSICLEAEDKTLIETHQNEISPSENKVGETLNQQKRTWVQDEETDIPNEKKIRKRESELNDTTKEQEVFDHQTEESMDRNANSVLIKSLSRTPSSCSSSLDSIKADGTSLDFSTLRNSQMESQFLRDAICEESLKEKLKDGRITMREFFILLQVHILIQKPRQSNLPAKFTIGTPPTPEDLMLRQYVYGPKTEIYKEDCEALRQKIEELKLSSLNQDKLLTDINRNLWEKMRCCSDAELKTFGAYLNKIKSCFTKMTKVFTHQGKVALYGKLVHSAQHEREKLQIRIDEMDSILKKMSNCLTEMEKETNNLEDAEKVNPVEEWSSEMKAAEKELEQLKTEEQVLQRNLAELKFQKAQTLAQIDCMKKQTSRTKELLDQLSLSEWDIIEWSDDQAIFTFVYDTIELNISFGEPIAGLSFLGKASKKITELKFQSLLDEDKAPPSSLLVHKLIFQYIEEQESWKKTCTTQHQVPKMLQELSLVMNHCRLLGEEIEFLKRWGTYYNLVNIHVKNTDLTLLFASSAAFAKFEITLYLSARYPSVPVPFTIQNHIGSTRQDSIAAILSKVPLEDNYLKNVVKQIYQDLLHDCHVYH, encoded by the exons GGTATTCCAGACAGAATCTCATATGAAAATAGGGAGAAAATCTGAAACCACAG gaacAGAATCAAAGGAAAATGTTCCATTTATACA gagtaagaattcagaaaataattaCTGTGAGATTACTG gcatGAGCACATTGCTTTGTGCTCCCATTCAAACCCAGATGCAACAGAGAGAG TTTTCAATTACAGAAAGCAACCATGAAAGGAAACATGCAGATGACCAGACAGTCGTCTTTTCAGATGAAAACCAGATGGATTTAACAGCAAGTCATACTGTGATGATTACCAAAGGCCTTTTGGGTTGTACTGAAAGCGATAAGTCCACAAAAGTAGATACCACATCATTTCTGGCTAACTTAAAGCACCATCTTGAGAATTCAAGAGTGAAAAAAGAATCAGATTTTTCTGTGGAGCAAaacatttcttcagaaaaaataaattgcagtgattttattaaaagattgaaaacaggaaaatataaTGCTTCATTTTCCACAGGGACTGATAAGGAAAATTCTGAGATACCTATTCATTCCAAAGAATCAAGTAGTGCCTCTTGTATACCTCAGACTCATGTACCTGTTAATATAGATGAGAATAGTAATGACAGGACTCAAATCTTTAGAGAACAAGATGCTGGGATGAATTTTACCCAGTGTCATACAGCCAATATTCAGATGCTGGTTCCCATAGCCAATGATGCCAACACAAGGGAATTTACAGGAGATACTGCAATTTTTGGAAATGACTGTATGGACTTAACAGTTAACAACACTATCCCGATTTTACCTTCAGCAGGTAATTTATCTGAAATGGAAGATCAAAGTCAAAATGTCATCATGGATGTTACGACAGAGTATGCAGTTAAAGTTCCAGAAAAGAAAACAGCCTGTGAGAATAAACAAAGTGTTGTTTTTCAGAACCCCTCCAGAAACCCTGAAGACAAAATGTGTATTATCGGAGGCCATATAATGGAGACAGAAAATCACACTGTCACACAGACTTCCAATCGGGATACCAGACCATTGCCCATGACCCAAGAATCCGTATGTTTTAGTCCTTCTAGTCAAGGTTATAAGACAATTTTTTATTCTAGTTGTAATGATGCCATGGAACTGACCAAGTGTTTCTCAAGTATGAGAGAAGAGAAAATTTTGTTAAAGCATGATGGTAGTTCCAAAATATGTCTCAAAGCAGATGCCATGCCTCTTCTAGAGAAAACGATTTATTCAGAAGATGATAATATGGACATTACCAAGAGTCACACAGTTGCAATAGATAatcaaattttaaagcaaaatcagACAAAGGGACAGAGAGCTGCTCTACCAGTATCTAAAAAAGAAGCAGTATTCCCAAGTTCTATAACTGTTTTAGAAAATGGGAAAATGAATGTAAATTATAGCTCTATTCCTCATGCATTGAAGGAAGGATTACAACAGAACTTGTCAAATGCTTTATCTGTTACATTAAGTAATGAAAAGACTGAACTCTTAGATAGGGACAATATGGATTTGACTGAAAGTCGCACAAGTAACTTAGGAAGTCAAGTTCCTGTTGTAGCTAATCTGGTTCCAGAGAATGTCAGTAAATCTTACTGTTATGGCAAAAGTCCTTcagaagaatgggaaaaaatggccAAAAGTCGTATCGAACTATCCCAACAACCAAAGATAATATCTGAAACTGAGTCCTTGGGTAAAGAAAAAGATAATATTTTGAGGATTTCACCCTGTCTTGGTAAAGATACTTCTCACTCAGTTGATTATAATCAGGATACAGCAGTAAGTCATAATGTAGTCAGCTGTGGTGGACTTAATAAGCAAATAACCCCGGGAAATAACAGCAATACAGTCTCAAGTGACCAATTGTCGGCCATGAAGTTATATTCAACAGAAGAGCAATCTGCCGTGAACACTTACAGTACTACTATTAACAGTCACACAGTGAAATTTGTACTAGGCCAGCATTCTAAACAACCCGATCCACCGAAGAAAAATTTAGGTGATTGTACATCTGACTGTTCTTATGATAAGATGCTTGTTTGTTCTGAAGAGGAGCAAAATATGGATCTAACCAGGAGCCACACTGTTGTCATTGGCTTTGGCAATTCTGAAATACAAGAACTTGATCAAACTAATTTAGAACATACTAGCCAGAGAACAACAGTGAGTAAACAGAGAACTATAAAACTTGGAAAATGTGATGAAAGTGCTGAAGAGATAACTGAAGCACTTGTATCTAATAATATGGATGCGTTAGAAGACAAAAATGTACAGAAACCTGGATttctgaaggaaaataaaaataccaaaatTTTTGGAAGGAAAAGTTTTGGCAGACTAAAACATGATAAGACTGTTGTTTTTTCAACAGAGACTGGTGAGAATGACATGGACATCACCAGGAGCTACACGGTGGAAATAAACCATAGGCCTTTATTAGATGACCATGATTCCCATTTGGTGTCTTTGCCAGGGACTTCAAAAACTATTTTGTATACAGGTGAGCAGGATGACATGGAGATAACTCGAAGTCATACAACTGCCTTAGAATGTAAAAGTGTTTCACCAGGTGATATAACTACAGTGGACAAAACTGTAATGTTTGTAGATGACCATGATGGGTTAGAAATGACAGAGTGTCACACTGTTTTCATTGATTTTCAAGCAATGGAGAAATGTATGCTTCCTAACTTTGAGGATTCCAGAAGAAGAAGCCTACGACAATCAAAAGTGACATCTACTGAGGAGAAAGTTCCCTTCCCAGAAAGTGATAAAAGTGATTATAAAGCAGCAAAAGGCAACTCTTTAACAATACCGGATGAAAAGTCTAATAGTTATCCTGTAGAGAAAGCAATAGCATTTTTAACTGATGATAACATGAAAGTATCTAAGCCAGCCACATTGAAAAATATCAAAGATGTACAGAAGCCTGGGTTCCTGAATGAACTGTCTGGTAGAAGTCAGAGAAGAAAAAGCCTTAGGCTAAAAAATGACAAGGCCGTTGTATTTTCAGAGAGTGATAAAAATGATCCGGATACCTCCCAGGTTTGTATGatggaaacaaacaagaaaagtgCACTGGAAGATAGAGATTTCCATTTGATGCCTTCCACTTCTAAAACTGTTTTGTATTCATGTGGACAGGATGACATGGAGATTACTAGAAGTCGCACAACTGCCCTAGTATGGGAAACTGCCTCACCAGATAAAATAACAACTAGGCCTCTGAACAGAACTGTGATGTATGTAGATGATCAGAATGATCTTGAAGTCACCAAGTCCCACACTGTTTTCATTGATTGTCAagacacaaagaaaatatttgaggaaTACCCTAAATTTGgaacagcaaaaggaaaaaaaggcagtTGTTTTTCTGAGGATGATAGCTGTGTTCAGGAAGTCCCTACAAAACAAGAGCTgacaacagaaaacaaagtttTTCTTCATACTGAGCAAAAGCATCATATGATACCCATTGTTCCTCATCATGTTTTGTCTGGGAATCAAAGTGAAAAGGAAACCATGGAATCCCACAGAGCTACTGCAGGTGAAGAGGTCACAGGGAAAATTGTAGGTCAGACCTCTACATCAGAAAAAGCTAGAGTTGAAAGCTATCACTTAGATAGTACAAACAGAGAAGATATGAATTTTATTAACAGTCATGTAGCTGCTATTGGTGGATCAAATGATAATTATTCTTGTTTACCAAATGCTATTTCCTGTTTTGGTAAGTTAGAGGGAAATACCATGTCCTTATGTGATAAAGATAAGGAGAAATGCAATTGCCCATTCCAAAATGATCTTGCTTATGCCAACACTTTACCCTGTGAACGTCACGTGACATCTGAAACGGTGACTGCCTCAGCTCCTTGCCTTTTGTTAGAGAAACAAGAAGCTATTCAGACCAGTACTGAAGGACAGCTACAGTGTGCCATAACACCACTGACACATCAGGATCTGATTGAAGAACCTCAGAATCTGTTAGCTAGTCAAACTTTAATACATACTCAGAATCTGGGGGAGATGGCTAAACTTAACTCAAAGCCAGTATCTTTTAAGCTTCCAAAGGATCAAATGGAGACCTGTGTTGATGATACTTGTGTTGCTTCTGAGCCTCACCTCACAACCCAGCAACCTGCATTGTTTCCAATAGGACAGAATAATGTCAATAAAGATGACATGAAAATACCTAAAGCTGTAGATAAGGTTTTAAGTATTGTTACAGGATTTTCCTCCACATCCATACATGAAAATAAGTCCAAAATGCTCAGTAATAAGGAGCAGTTTTCCATAGGCTGTGAAAAAGAACTGAAGGAAAACAGTATAGTGGCTGAATGTAAGTCAGAGTTGACTGTACAGGCCATTCAGACCCAAGCCAATGCTAGACAAACATCAGATCCTGTTATTGCATCTAATGTTCCATATTTTAGTAATGTCACaccaaatttaaataatttgattGGGAAAATCGAAGGACTTTCAGATTTTCAAGCTGTTCCTAAATCATGTCCTCAAGAACAGTCACTTGAAGTAGAAAATCAGACACATAGTAAGAGTGTAGCGCAAGTCACTGAGATGCATGATACAGTCTCTAACAATGTTCAAGATAATAAAAacgaaaataaaaattctaataatGGAAGTGAAACTGCCTCTGACCAATTAAAGGCTCTTAAAGATAAAATGAGGAGACATTCTTTGGGAATCTTTTTGCCCAGATTGCCGAACAAAAGAAATTGTAGTATCACTGTTACTGATGACCCAGAGCAGGTCGCAGCAAACACAACTGTTGTAAATCAAATAGAATCTCAGCCAGCCTCAAGCAAGGAATCGGTCATTACATCTGTTGCAGCTAAACTGAACTTAAGTCCATCTCAATTTATAaatgaggaacatcttccatcatGCCCTGGTGAGATTAATTCCTCAGATTCCATATGCCTAGAAGCTGAGGACAAGACTTTGATTGAAACACACCAAAATGAGATTTCACCATCTGAAAATAAAGTAGGAGAAACCCTTAATCAACAAAAAAGAACCTGGGTGCAGGATGAAGAAACAGATattccaaatgagaaaaaaatcaggaaaagggAGTCTGAGCTTAATGATACAACGAAAGAGCAAGAG GTTTTTGATCACCAAACTGAAGAGAGTATGGACAGAAATGCTAACAGTGTGTTGATCAAAAGCCTGAGCAGAACTCCGTCTAGTTGCAGCAGCTCCCTGGATTCAATCAAGGCTGATGGAACCTCTCTGGACTTCAGCA CACTCCGCAATAGTCAGATGGAATCGCAGTTTCTCAGAGATGCCATTTGTGAAGAGAGTTTAAAGGAG AAACTCAAAGATGGGAGAATAACGATGAGGGAGTTCTTTATACTTCTTCAGGTCCACATCTTGATACAGAAACCCCGACAGAGCAATCTCCCAGCCAAA tttactATAGGCACGCCACCCACTCCAGAGGACTTGATGTTAAGACAGTATGTTTATGGACCCAAGACAGAGATTTATAAAGAAGATTGTGAGGCTCTTCGCCAAAAGATTGAAGA ATTAAAGCTTTCTTCATTGAACCAAGATAAACTGTTAACTGATATAAATAGAAACCTGTGGGAAAAAATGAGGTGCTGCTCTGATGCAGAG CTGAAGACCTTTGGGGCTTACCTTAACAAAATAAAGTCATGTTTTACCAAGATGACCAAAGTCTTCACTCATCAAGGAAAAGTGGCTCTGTACGGCAAGCTGGTGCACTCAGCTCAG CATGAGAGGGAGAAACTTCAGATAAGGATAGATGAAATGGACAGCATCCTTAAGAAGATGAGTAACTGTCTTACTGAGATGGAAAAAG AAACTAACAATTTGGAAGATGCAGAAAAAGTGAATCCTGTGGAAGAATGGAGTTCTGAAATGAAAGCTGCAGAGAAAG aactGGAACAACTGAAAACGGAAGAGCAGGTGCTTCAAAG AAATCTTGCAGAACTGAAGTTTCAAAAAGCACAGACCCTTGCTCAAATAGATTGCATGAAAAAGCAAACAAGTAGAACTAAGGAGTTACTGGACCAATTGAG TTTGTCTGAATGGGATATCATTGAGTGGAGTGATGATCAAGCTATATTCACCTTTGTTTATGACACAATAGAACTTAACATTTCCTTTGGAGAACCAATAG CTGGTCTCTCTTTCCTGGGCAAGGCTTCTAAGAAGATTACTGAGTTGAAGTTTCAGTCTCTGTTAGATG